The Candidatus Kryptonium sp. genome contains a region encoding:
- a CDS encoding DUF302 domain-containing protein, translating to MKYGISKVVNLSYEEAVNKVTEELKKEGFGVLTTIDVKETLKKKLDVDFDKYIILGACNPPYAYKALQAEYDLGLILPCNVVVYERDGKVTVSAFDPMVMAQMIDNPKLKEIAQEVREKLERVIENV from the coding sequence ATGAAATACGGGATCTCAAAAGTTGTAAATCTTTCTTATGAAGAAGCAGTTAACAAAGTCACTGAAGAACTCAAAAAAGAAGGCTTCGGTGTTCTAACAACAATTGATGTTAAAGAGACATTGAAGAAAAAACTTGATGTTGATTTTGACAAATATATTATCCTTGGTGCTTGTAATCCTCCATACGCATATAAAGCTTTGCAAGCTGAATATGACCTTGGTTTAATACTTCCATGCAATGTTGTGGTTTATGAAAGAGATGGAAAGGTGACTGTATCTGCATTTGATCCGATGGTGATGGCACAAATGATTGATAATCCAAAACTAAAAGAAATTGCACAAGAAGTTCGTGAAAAACTTGAGAGAGTTATTGAAAATGTTTAA
- a CDS encoding NifB/NifX family molybdenum-iron cluster-binding protein, whose amino-acid sequence MKIAIPTDDGEHISDAFGHAHYFLITDETEKEIELRHNPKAHEGHHHRHSHNTKEKQARINAISESLKDVEVIITSHIGKPMMEKMLADGKVIYISPKGLKISQVLNLYLNGSLKRISTLT is encoded by the coding sequence ATGAAAATAGCGATTCCAACAGATGATGGCGAACATATTTCTGATGCATTTGGACACGCACATTATTTTTTGATAACTGATGAAACAGAAAAAGAAATAGAATTGCGACATAATCCTAAAGCTCACGAAGGACATCATCACAGACATTCGCATAACACCAAGGAAAAACAAGCAAGGATCAATGCTATATCTGAATCTTTAAAAGATGTTGAGGTGATAATAACTTCCCATATAGGTAAGCCGATGATGGAGAAGATGCTTGCTGATGGAAAAGTTATTTACATTTCGCCGAAAGGACTAAAAATTTCACAGGTTCTGAATTTATATCTCAACGGAAGTTTGAAAAGAATTTCAACTTTAACTTAA
- a CDS encoding DUF1858 domain-containing protein, which yields MKKITKDITIEDLVTEFPESVGFLMKKGIKCIVCGEPIWGTLEQAIKDKGKENEMEQIIDELNEVLGLKEKEEQQK from the coding sequence ATGAAGAAGATTACAAAAGATATAACGATTGAAGATCTTGTTACCGAATTTCCTGAATCTGTTGGTTTCCTGATGAAAAAAGGTATTAAATGTATCGTCTGTGGTGAGCCAATTTGGGGAACATTGGAGCAGGCGATAAAAGACAAAGGGAAAGAGAACGAGATGGAACAAATAATTGATGAGTTAAATGAAGTGCTCGGTTTAAAAGAAAAGGAGGAACAGCAAAAGTGA
- a CDS encoding Ykof family thiamine-binding protein, with translation MAVALQVSLYPLRQMDIIEPINNVIDIFKSYGLETHVGSMSTLVYGEDELVFKALQDAYKKASEFGEFVMVATFSNACPLPLRFDIR, from the coding sequence ATGGCAGTTGCACTTCAAGTTAGTTTATATCCATTAAGGCAAATGGACATAATAGAACCAATTAACAATGTAATTGATATTTTTAAATCATATGGACTTGAAACGCATGTCGGTTCAATGAGCACGCTCGTTTACGGTGAAGATGAGTTGGTTTTTAAAGCACTACAAGATGCATATAAAAAAGCTTCTGAATTTGGTGAATTTGTTATGGTCGCAACATTTTCAAACGCGTGTCCATTGCCTTTGAGATTTGATATAAGATGA
- a CDS encoding glutathione S-transferase N-terminal domain-containing protein, giving the protein MEQKQPKVIIFTTPTCPWCRAAKQYFMQKKIKFTEVDVTKDQRAARDLIRLTGQTGVPVILINNRPVVGFDRAKIDQLLGLK; this is encoded by the coding sequence ATGGAGCAGAAACAACCTAAGGTTATCATTTTCACGACACCAACTTGTCCTTGGTGCAGAGCAGCAAAACAGTATTTTATGCAGAAAAAGATAAAATTTACAGAAGTTGATGTCACCAAAGATCAACGAGCTGCAAGAGACTTAATTCGCCTTACCGGTCAAACTGGTGTCCCGGTTATTTTGATAAATAATCGTCCTGTCGTTGGATTTGATCGAGCTAAAATTGATCAATTGCTTGGTTTGAAATAA
- a CDS encoding NAD(P)/FAD-dependent oxidoreductase has protein sequence MTKILILGGSFAGLTAAFDLKRKLKDQAQITVISKSKDFVFIPSLIWLPFGWRKPDDISFEIKPVLEKKGINFVHAEATKIIPEKNQVETTAGTYDYDFLLIATGPDLKFEEVEGLGPHGGHTTSVCTIDHALHAGKKWEELVKEPGPIVIGATQKASCFGAAYEYVFNIEYAARKAGIRDKVDITFVTAEPFLANFGIGGVGSSQKMTEFFFKKLKIRGITNVAIEKITEDKIYLSNGEVLPYKYAMIIPPFLGVKAIRDSGIGNESGFIPVDDTYKHVDYDNIYAAGVAVAVKYPEPTPIPIGVPKTGYMSEVMARVAVDNIVSRVLGTGHMRKLPFADIAPLCVMDAGNMGVLFVASRVFKPRKYHILFPGPWSHWIKVWFEKYYLWKMKNGYSQLP, from the coding sequence GTGACGAAAATACTTATACTTGGTGGTTCTTTCGCAGGATTAACGGCAGCGTTTGATTTGAAGCGAAAGCTCAAAGATCAAGCTCAAATAACCGTAATTTCAAAGTCAAAAGATTTCGTCTTCATACCTTCTTTAATTTGGTTGCCTTTTGGTTGGAGAAAACCTGATGATATTTCGTTTGAAATTAAACCCGTGCTTGAAAAGAAAGGAATTAATTTTGTCCACGCTGAAGCGACAAAAATAATTCCAGAGAAAAATCAAGTTGAAACAACTGCTGGAACATATGATTATGATTTTCTCTTGATAGCAACTGGACCCGATCTTAAATTTGAAGAAGTTGAAGGACTTGGACCACATGGTGGACATACGACATCAGTTTGTACGATTGATCACGCACTTCATGCTGGAAAGAAATGGGAAGAGTTAGTTAAAGAACCTGGTCCAATTGTGATTGGAGCAACACAGAAGGCAAGTTGCTTTGGTGCTGCGTATGAATATGTTTTCAATATTGAATATGCAGCGAGAAAAGCTGGCATAAGAGATAAAGTAGATATTACATTCGTTACCGCTGAACCATTTCTTGCAAACTTTGGAATTGGTGGAGTCGGTAGCTCGCAGAAGATGACCGAATTCTTTTTCAAGAAGCTTAAAATTCGTGGAATTACAAATGTCGCAATTGAAAAGATAACTGAGGACAAAATATATCTCTCAAATGGTGAGGTATTACCGTATAAATACGCAATGATAATCCCGCCGTTCCTTGGTGTGAAAGCGATCCGTGATTCAGGAATTGGAAATGAATCTGGATTTATACCTGTTGACGATACATATAAACATGTGGACTATGATAACATCTATGCAGCTGGTGTAGCGGTTGCAGTTAAATATCCAGAGCCAACCCCAATCCCGATCGGAGTTCCAAAAACTGGTTATATGTCTGAAGTTATGGCACGAGTTGCAGTTGATAACATTGTTTCGCGGGTTCTTGGTACTGGTCATATGAGGAAACTTCCATTTGCCGATATAGCACCGCTTTGTGTAATGGACGCAGGAAATATGGGTGTTCTTTTCGTTGCAAGTAGGGTTTTTAAGCCAAGGAAATATCATATTCTTTTCCCAGGTCCATGGTCGCATTGGATTAAGGTATGGTTTGAGAAATATTATCTTTGGAAGATGAAAAATGGATATTCCCAATTGCCATAA
- a CDS encoding thioredoxin family protein yields MIVVYILAGVILFFVLVNLSIVLRAKLKKGKYVPEIGGEIGKAIKNGQRVILYFYSPTCSACKVQTPIIDKLINSASSKTKIFKIDVSKDVNVALKLGVMGTPSTVVIENSKIKEFFVGVKSENILRRFL; encoded by the coding sequence ATGATTGTGGTTTATATTCTTGCTGGTGTAATTTTATTTTTTGTTTTGGTGAATTTAAGCATCGTTTTACGAGCGAAGTTGAAAAAAGGTAAATATGTTCCGGAAATTGGCGGTGAAATTGGCAAGGCAATTAAAAATGGCCAAAGAGTAATACTTTATTTTTACAGTCCTACTTGTTCTGCTTGTAAAGTGCAAACCCCTATAATTGATAAACTCATTAACTCCGCAAGTAGCAAGACAAAAATTTTTAAAATTGATGTAAGCAAGGATGTAAATGTCGCTTTGAAACTTGGTGTTATGGGAACTCCTTCAACTGTTGTAATTGAAAATTCAAAGATCAAAGAATTTTTTGTGGGTGTTAAATCTGAAAACATATTAAGGAGGTTCCTATGA
- a CDS encoding DUF2892 domain-containing protein: MKVNEATWDRILRVIIGLFLLSFLFWMEGSSKYWGLIGLVPLITGLIGYCPAYSLFKISTRRETQSSGS; encoded by the coding sequence ATGAAGGTAAACGAAGCAACATGGGATAGGATTTTGAGAGTAATCATAGGACTGTTTCTCCTTTCGTTTCTGTTTTGGATGGAGGGAAGTTCAAAATACTGGGGACTAATCGGGCTTGTTCCACTTATAACAGGACTTATTGGTTATTGTCCAGCTTACTCACTTTTTAAAATCTCTACTCGTAGGGAAACCCAAAGCTCGGGGAGTTAA
- a CDS encoding CoA-disulfide reductase, translating into MKERLVVIGGVAAGMSAASRARRLRPDVEITVFEKSGFVSYGSCGLPYFVSDVIKSHENLVVYDAKFFKEKRNINVFLHHEVLKIFPAKRTILVRNLENGQEFEVGYDKLVIATGARAVKPNISGVELKGIFTIRFLEDGIAIKNFIKENSPKKALIVGAGYIGMEMAEALGSLGMDVTIVEQMPNILGNMDDEINEIVEQELMKNGVKLLKSVSVKEFVGENGYVKNAVLSDGQIVGSDLVVIGAGIRPNSEIAKEAGIELGRTGAIAVNQRMETNIPGIYSAGDCAEAFHLVLNRPVYIPLGTTANKQGKVAGENAVGGNAIFKGIVGTAVFKVFDLEVARTGLSEKQAKAEGFDYVSTVIEHGSRAHYYPGGSKIRVKLIADRKTGHLLGAEMVGRDGVAKRIDVLATALHAKLTIEEIGYLDLSYAPPFAPVWDPILIAANDLEKKIKS; encoded by the coding sequence ATGAAAGAGCGACTTGTTGTAATCGGTGGTGTTGCTGCAGGTATGAGTGCAGCAAGCAGGGCGAGGAGATTAAGACCTGATGTTGAGATAACTGTTTTTGAAAAGAGCGGTTTTGTTTCCTATGGCTCTTGTGGTTTGCCATATTTTGTTTCAGATGTAATTAAATCGCATGAAAACTTAGTTGTATATGACGCAAAGTTTTTCAAGGAGAAAAGAAACATTAATGTTTTTCTCCATCATGAAGTTTTGAAGATCTTTCCAGCTAAAAGAACGATTCTCGTAAGAAATCTTGAAAACGGACAAGAATTTGAAGTTGGTTATGATAAACTTGTGATCGCAACGGGAGCTCGGGCAGTTAAACCAAACATAAGTGGAGTTGAATTAAAGGGTATTTTCACAATTAGATTTCTTGAGGATGGAATTGCGATAAAAAACTTTATAAAAGAAAATTCGCCGAAAAAAGCTTTAATCGTTGGAGCTGGTTATATCGGAATGGAAATGGCTGAAGCACTTGGCTCGCTTGGAATGGATGTCACAATTGTTGAACAGATGCCGAATATACTTGGGAATATGGATGATGAGATAAATGAAATCGTTGAACAAGAACTTATGAAGAATGGTGTGAAGCTTTTAAAATCTGTTTCTGTGAAAGAGTTTGTTGGAGAAAACGGATATGTTAAAAACGCTGTTTTGAGCGATGGTCAAATTGTTGGATCTGATCTTGTCGTAATCGGTGCTGGAATAAGACCAAATTCTGAAATAGCCAAGGAAGCTGGGATAGAGCTTGGAAGAACCGGAGCAATTGCAGTGAATCAAAGAATGGAAACGAACATACCTGGAATTTATTCAGCTGGTGATTGTGCTGAAGCATTTCATCTTGTTTTAAATCGCCCAGTTTATATACCGCTTGGAACAACGGCAAATAAACAAGGTAAAGTCGCAGGTGAAAACGCAGTTGGTGGAAACGCAATTTTCAAAGGTATTGTAGGGACTGCTGTTTTTAAGGTTTTTGATCTTGAGGTAGCAAGAACTGGATTATCTGAAAAACAAGCAAAAGCTGAGGGATTTGATTATGTTTCAACTGTAATTGAGCATGGTTCAAGGGCACACTATTATCCAGGTGGTAGCAAGATAAGGGTTAAGCTAATTGCAGATAGGAAAACTGGACATTTGCTTGGTGCTGAAATGGTTGGAAGAGATGGGGTCGCTAAAAGAATAGATGTCCTCGCAACTGCTCTTCATGCAAAGCTTACTATTGAGGAAATTGGCTATCTTGACTTAAGCTATGCACCGCCATTTGCTCCGGTATGGGATCCGATTTTGATCGCCGCAAATGACCTTGAAAAGAAAATAAAAAGTTAA
- a CDS encoding co-chaperone GroES — protein sequence MRIKPLDDRVLVEPLEEVESKTKSGIIIPDTAKEKPRIGIVVAVGTDEDLRSKVKEGDKILFAKYGGEEIEMDGKEYRIISRSDILAVIED from the coding sequence ATGAGAATCAAACCGCTTGATGATAGGGTCCTTGTTGAACCGCTTGAAGAGGTAGAATCAAAAACCAAATCTGGAATCATCATTCCAGATACTGCAAAAGAAAAGCCGAGAATCGGGATTGTGGTTGCCGTTGGAACTGATGAGGATTTACGATCAAAGGTGAAAGAAGGTGATAAAATTTTATTCGCAAAGTATGGCGGTGAAGAGATTGAAATGGATGGTAAAGAATACAGAATAATCTCAAGGAGCGACATTTTAGCGGTGATTGAAGATTAA
- a CDS encoding DUF3365 domain-containing protein produces the protein MNKMLLFIILLFSFLFQTDEKTQKAIELARKISNELVDSVRTVLFNELGKGGYVGAIKACSNLAQEIIKAHQEKYGVYVRRVSDKYRTKLDKPDDYEAKILKNLEELNQRNELPQEYYEVVTEKGKKYLRYFKPLIVQPMCLNCHGTDEFIKKEIKDFLKEKYPEDKATGYKAGDFRGAVSVKIKLSESK, from the coding sequence ATGAATAAAATGCTGTTGTTCATAATTTTGTTATTTTCCTTTCTTTTCCAAACTGACGAAAAAACTCAAAAAGCAATTGAACTCGCAAGAAAGATTTCAAATGAGCTTGTTGACTCAGTCAGGACAGTTTTGTTTAATGAGCTTGGCAAAGGTGGCTATGTTGGTGCGATAAAAGCATGTTCAAATCTTGCACAAGAAATAATAAAAGCTCATCAAGAAAAGTATGGAGTGTATGTAAGACGAGTAAGCGATAAATATAGAACCAAGCTTGACAAGCCAGACGATTACGAAGCCAAGATTTTGAAGAATCTTGAAGAACTTAACCAAAGAAATGAACTACCCCAGGAATATTATGAAGTTGTCACTGAAAAAGGCAAGAAGTATTTGAGATATTTCAAACCTTTGATCGTCCAGCCGATGTGTTTGAATTGTCATGGGACGGATGAATTTATCAAAAAGGAAATAAAAGATTTTTTGAAGGAAAAATATCCAGAAGATAAGGCAACAGGTTATAAAGCAGGGGATTTCAGAGGTGCGGTGAGCGTTAAAATTAAATTAAGCGAGTCAAAGTAA
- a CDS encoding thioredoxin family protein yields the protein MFLDADDREELKRRFEENLVNKVRLIHFTRELDCQYCRETKQLLTELAELSDKIQLEIYNFYTDTDKVEQFKIDKVPATVIASEDKDYGIRYFGIPSGYEFASLLSDIEMVSRGVSGLSQRSIEKIKEIDVPVHIQVFVTPTCPYCPSAVHLAHQLAMENDLITADMIEAIEFPDLAEKYMVMGVPKVVMNDIYYFEGALPERHYVDKVLEAARKTKESIKQQN from the coding sequence ATGTTTCTTGATGCAGACGATAGGGAAGAATTAAAAAGAAGATTTGAGGAAAATTTAGTTAACAAAGTTCGTTTGATCCATTTCACACGGGAACTTGATTGCCAGTATTGCAGGGAAACGAAACAATTACTAACTGAACTTGCCGAGCTTTCGGATAAAATTCAACTTGAGATTTATAACTTCTATACCGATACAGACAAAGTTGAACAATTCAAAATAGATAAAGTTCCTGCGACAGTTATCGCAAGCGAGGACAAGGATTATGGAATTAGATATTTCGGAATCCCATCTGGTTATGAATTTGCTTCGCTTTTATCAGATATTGAAATGGTATCAAGAGGGGTTTCAGGTTTAAGTCAGAGAAGCATTGAAAAGATAAAAGAGATTGATGTTCCAGTTCATATTCAGGTCTTCGTGACGCCTACTTGTCCATATTGCCCAAGCGCTGTTCATCTTGCGCACCAACTTGCCATGGAAAATGATCTTATTACTGCAGATATGATTGAAGCAATAGAATTCCCAGATCTTGCTGAAAAATATATGGTTATGGGAGTTCCGAAGGTAGTTATGAATGATATCTATTATTTTGAAGGGGCTTTGCCAGAGAGGCATTATGTTGACAAGGTTCTTGAAGCGGCAAGAAAAACGAAAGAATCTATAAAACAACAAAATTAA
- a CDS encoding DUF6132 family protein: MNKIKFILPLVGAIAGYAYYYFIGCRVETCPITSDPYLSTLYGAITGLGVYWTFFSEKKKQDS; the protein is encoded by the coding sequence GTGAATAAAATAAAGTTTATACTTCCATTGGTAGGTGCAATTGCTGGTTATGCTTATTACTATTTTATCGGCTGTAGGGTTGAAACCTGTCCCATTACAAGCGATCCATATCTTTCAACGCTCTATGGAGCCATTACTGGGCTCGGGGTTTATTGGACATTCTTTTCTGAAAAAAAGAAACAGGACAGTTAA
- a CDS encoding OsmC family protein, which yields MAKVEVKFVDGMTFIGKGESNHWVVMDSAESVGGTNAGTRPMELVLIALGGCSGMDVVSILKKKRVKFDKFEMKISGERAEEHPKVYTKVDVEYIIYGRGINPKDVEHAIELSQTKYCSVSAILKKSGAQVNYTYKIIQPETEVVKNE from the coding sequence ATGGCAAAAGTTGAAGTCAAATTCGTTGACGGCATGACTTTTATTGGGAAAGGGGAATCAAATCATTGGGTTGTTATGGATAGTGCTGAAAGTGTTGGTGGGACCAATGCGGGAACGAGACCTATGGAACTTGTTTTAATTGCGCTTGGTGGCTGTAGTGGTATGGATGTCGTTAGCATCTTGAAGAAAAAAAGAGTTAAGTTTGATAAATTTGAAATGAAAATAAGTGGAGAAAGAGCAGAGGAGCATCCAAAGGTTTATACGAAAGTTGATGTTGAGTATATAATCTATGGGAGAGGAATAAATCCTAAGGATGTTGAACATGCGATTGAACTTTCGCAGACAAAGTATTGTTCCGTTTCCGCAATACTTAAAAAATCTGGTGCTCAAGTAAATTATACTTATAAAATAATTCAACCAGAAACGGAGGTGGTTAAAAATGAATAA
- a CDS encoding (Fe-S)-binding protein: MKVALFIPCYIDQFYPEVGVATVKILKKFGIKFDYPLEQTCCGQPAFNTGYWKEAKSLAIKFVKIFSNFDYIVSPSGSCTSMIKIFYPELLNEDELKNIAQKTFELTEFLVKIMKIDSTGAEFDHKVTYHDSCHALRELGIKEEPRILLRNVKKLKLIEMENSEDCCGFGGTFSIKFPEISIDMAKYKLNYALNSGAEFITSTDQSCLMHIDGYARKNKINIKTIHIAQILANF, encoded by the coding sequence ATGAAGGTTGCACTTTTTATCCCGTGTTATATTGACCAATTCTACCCCGAAGTTGGAGTTGCAACTGTAAAAATTTTGAAAAAATTTGGAATAAAATTTGATTATCCACTTGAACAAACCTGCTGTGGGCAACCGGCTTTCAACACAGGATATTGGAAGGAAGCAAAGTCGCTTGCCATAAAATTTGTCAAAATTTTTTCAAACTTTGACTATATCGTTTCCCCATCCGGATCATGCACGAGTATGATTAAGATTTTTTATCCAGAGCTTTTAAACGAAGATGAACTTAAAAACATTGCGCAAAAAACTTTTGAATTGACCGAGTTTCTCGTAAAAATTATGAAAATTGACTCAACTGGTGCTGAATTTGATCATAAAGTTACATACCACGACTCATGCCATGCGCTGAGGGAACTCGGGATCAAAGAAGAGCCAAGAATTCTTTTAAGGAATGTTAAAAAATTAAAATTAATTGAGATGGAAAATTCTGAAGATTGTTGCGGTTTCGGTGGCACTTTTTCAATCAAGTTCCCAGAGATATCAATTGATATGGCAAAGTATAAACTAAATTATGCTTTGAACTCCGGAGCTGAATTTATAACATCAACAGATCAAAGTTGCCTAATGCACATTGACGGCTACGCAAGGAAAAATAAAATTAACATTAAAACAATTCACATAGCACAAATTTTAGCAAACTTTTAG
- a CDS encoding metalloregulator ArsR/SmtB family transcription factor has translation MNLKKIKDADFTEEAEILKILGHPTRLKIVCGLIEQGLCVSDIGDCLGEPQPKISQHLALLRAKGIVKAEREGVNIRYKVVHPLVLKIAKILEREKLND, from the coding sequence ATGAATCTGAAAAAGATAAAAGATGCTGATTTCACAGAGGAAGCCGAGATATTAAAAATTCTCGGGCATCCGACGAGGTTGAAAATCGTATGTGGACTGATTGAGCAAGGGTTGTGTGTGAGTGATATTGGCGATTGCCTCGGAGAGCCACAGCCGAAGATCTCTCAACATCTTGCTTTACTTAGAGCGAAGGGAATTGTTAAAGCGGAGAGAGAGGGAGTAAACATAAGATACAAGGTTGTGCATCCTCTCGTGCTGAAAATCGCTAAAATCTTGGAGCGGGAAAAATTAAATGATTAA
- a CDS encoding class I SAM-dependent methyltransferase → MHKFNPENAHRLLDDERRKILPPEEILISSGLKEGMTIVDVGCGSGYFTIPASKIVGKNGKVYAIDVQEEMIKKLRQNNLPDNVTSILAENDYEFPIDDEISDFTFLGFVAHENEDIERFLSEVRRITKTGGKIVILEWKKQHEENGPPYEERISQDVLLALLEKLNLSIVEHSEINQSHYKIISVKK, encoded by the coding sequence ATGCATAAGTTCAACCCAGAAAATGCGCACCGACTTCTTGATGATGAGAGACGAAAAATTCTTCCACCTGAGGAAATTTTAATTTCAAGCGGACTAAAAGAGGGCATGACCATAGTTGATGTTGGTTGCGGAAGTGGTTATTTCACAATTCCAGCTTCAAAAATAGTGGGCAAAAATGGCAAAGTTTATGCAATTGATGTTCAAGAAGAAATGATAAAGAAATTAAGGCAAAATAATTTACCAGATAATGTAACTTCAATTCTTGCTGAAAATGATTATGAATTTCCGATAGATGATGAAATAAGCGATTTCACATTTCTTGGATTTGTTGCTCATGAAAACGAGGACATTGAAAGGTTTTTAAGTGAAGTTAGAAGGATAACGAAAACCGGAGGAAAGATTGTTATTCTTGAATGGAAGAAACAACATGAGGAGAACGGTCCGCCTTATGAGGAAAGGATCTCTCAAGATGTTCTTTTGGCCTTGCTGGAGAAACTTAACCTTTCAATCGTTGAACATAGCGAAATAAATCAATCGCACTACAAGATAATTTCTGTTAAGAAATGA
- a CDS encoding rhodanese-like domain-containing protein: MKNFSKFLILILFAVYFSSCAVKLVQQKPSIYTDITPIEAQRKIEQNKKVLILDVRTKEEFSEWHLKNAVNIPVQELEGRLDELEKYKDFEIIVYCKGGVRSKMAGEILVKNGFKYVYNLSGGINEWKKQFEAKQ, from the coding sequence ATGAAAAATTTCTCCAAATTTTTGATCTTAATTTTATTTGCGGTTTATTTTTCAAGTTGTGCTGTAAAGTTAGTCCAACAAAAACCAAGCATTTATACTGATATTACTCCAATTGAAGCCCAGAGAAAGATAGAGCAAAACAAAAAGGTCTTGATTCTTGATGTTCGCACGAAGGAGGAATTTTCGGAGTGGCATCTTAAAAATGCCGTAAACATCCCTGTTCAGGAGCTTGAGGGAAGATTGGATGAGTTGGAAAAATATAAAGATTTTGAAATTATCGTTTATTGTAAGGGTGGCGTTAGAAGTAAAATGGCTGGTGAAATTTTAGTTAAAAATGGATTTAAATATGTTTACAATCTTTCTGGTGGTATCAATGAATGGAAAAAACAATTTGAGGCAAAGCAATGA
- a CDS encoding TlpA family protein disulfide reductase: MFKNKSVKPKMKKNIIGILILILAVGYLGYTFIKSSNSDDSYSTITPAFANVPSNDRPAPNFELPDVNGKKVRLSDFKGKIIILDFWATWCPPCRAEIPGFIELYNKYKDKGVVVIGISLDEGGVKDVVPFMKEFGINYPILIGNFKVTQDYGGIRGIPTTFVIDRKGNIRAKYVGYRPKEVFERDIIMLLNEK, translated from the coding sequence ATGTTTAAAAATAAAAGCGTGAAACCGAAAATGAAGAAGAATATAATTGGAATTCTGATTTTAATCTTGGCAGTTGGTTATCTTGGCTATACTTTTATAAAATCATCAAATTCTGATGATAGTTATTCAACGATCACACCTGCCTTTGCTAATGTGCCTTCAAATGATAGACCAGCTCCTAACTTTGAACTGCCCGATGTAAATGGAAAGAAAGTAAGATTATCCGATTTCAAAGGAAAAATTATAATTCTTGACTTCTGGGCTACATGGTGTCCGCCGTGTAGAGCTGAGATACCTGGATTTATTGAACTTTATAACAAGTATAAAGACAAGGGAGTTGTGGTAATTGGAATTTCTCTTGACGAAGGTGGTGTTAAGGATGTTGTGCCATTTATGAAAGAGTTTGGAATTAATTACCCGATTCTAATTGGCAATTTCAAAGTCACACAAGATTATGGCGGAATTCGTGGAATACCAACAACATTTGTAATAGATAGAAAAGGCAATATAAGAGCGAAGTATGTTGGTTATCGTCCAAAGGAAGTTTTTGAAAGAGATATAATAATGCTTTTAAATGAAAAGTGA